In Aquincola tertiaricarbonis, the genomic stretch ACCGTGGGTCGGTGCCACACGATGCCGGGCGCCATGCGCAGCGCCGCCATGCCGATGTAGTGCATGGCCGAGATGCCCAGCCCGATGGACAGCGCGCCACCGCTCAAGGTGGTCCAGCGCAGCTGCGCCCGGGTGGCGATGCCCAGCGCGATAGCGGACGACAGCACGCCCGCCACCCAGGACACCACCGTCCAGTGCAGGTCGTAGCCCACCTCGACGGGCAGCTGCAGCGCCTGCATGCCCACGAAGTGCATCGACCAGATGCCAGTGCCCATGGCCAGCGAGCCGCCGAACCACCAGGCAAAAGCCATCGCCCGGTCGCCACCGCGCACGCGGTGCGCCAGGTCCAGCGCGACGAAGGACGCCAGCGTTGCGATCAAGTAGGACAGCGCCACGACGGAGGTGTCGTAGCGCAGGGACATCGAACTGGCTTCCATTCGGCTGTACTGCTCACCGAGTGGAGGCACCACCCGCAGGGCGTTGTCGGCACGCCGGCGGCTGGCTTGAGCACCGTTACGGTTGGCGGCCGGCGCCGACGAAGCCCATGCCCCGCCGCTGGCGCACCGCCGGCTTGGCGCGGTGCTCGCTTTCCAGCTGGGCCAGGAAACCGTCGGGGTCGAACAGATCGCCCAGCAAGTCGGCCTGGCGCTGCACCGCGGCAAAGTCGCCGGGCGTCAGCTGGTCGAGCTGGGCGAGGCGGCTGCGCTGCTCGGCCGTGAGCGCCGCCTCATCGCCGGCCAGGGCCTCGGCCGCGAACATGCGCAGCCGCTGCGCCGCCGTCAGCGGGTTGAAGCGGATCTTGAAGGTGAAGCGGCGCAGCGCGGCTTCGTCCAGCTCGTCGAACAGGTTGGTGGTGCAGATGAAGACGCCGGCAAAGCGCTCCATGCACTGCAGCATCTCGTTGACCTCGGTCACCTCGTAGGTGCGTTCGGCCCGCTGGCGGCTGCGCAGGAAGCTGTCGGCCTCGTCCAGCAGCAGCACCGCGCCTTCGGTGTCGGCCTCCTCGAACATGCGGGCCAGGTTCTGCTCGGTCTCGCCGACGAACTTGCTCACCAGGTCGCTGGCCTGGCGCACCATCAAGGGCCGCTGCAGCGACTGGGCGATGTGCTCGGCCAGCGCCGTCTTGCCGGTGCCCGGCGCGCCATGGAAACACAGCGTGCCATGGCTGCGCCGGCCCAGCGACTCGATGATGCGCGTCAGCTCGAACCGCGTTTCCACGTTCAGCAGCGACAAGTCGTAGCGCGTCACCACCGGCCGCGCCGGCCGTTGCGCAGCCGACTGGCCCAGCGCCTTGTCGGCATTGCCCAGCTGGCGCTCGATCAGCGCCTCGATGGCGGCGCCGTCGGCATCGGACGCCTGCGCCAGCCGCGCAAAGCGCACCGCGGTGCGGATCTGCGCGGGGGTGAGGCCGCGGCGCTCGGCCAGCCGGGCCGCGAAACCGTCGCGCACCGGCACCTCGGCCAGTGCGCGGGCCACCAGGGCCTCACGCGCGCCGGGCGGCGGCGACTTGAGCTCCAGGTGGTACTGGAAGCGGCGGCGGAAGGCGGGGTCGATCTGCTCGATGCGGTTGGTGACCCAGATCACTGGCACCGGATTGGTTTCCAGGATCTGGTTGACCCAGGCCTTGCCGCTGACGCTGCCGCTGGGCGCATCGCTGCTGTCCAGCCGGGCCATCAGCTGGGCGGTGTCGGTGGAAATCGGCGGGAACACGTCCTCCACCTCGTCGAACAGCAAGGCCACCTGCGGGCTGGTCTTGAGGAACACCTGGCTGATCTGCAGCGAGCGGTAGCGGTCTCGGCCCGAGAGGGAATGGCCGTCGCGGTCGGCGTATTCCACCTCGTACAGCGTCAGCCCGGCGGCCTGTGCGGCCACCTTGGCCAGCTCGGTCTTGCCGGTGCCGGGCGGGCCGTACAGCAGCACGTTGACGCCCGGCGCCTTCTGCGCCACCGCATTGCGCAGCAGCCCGGCCA encodes the following:
- a CDS encoding ATP-binding protein, coding for MTATADVPLLLSPDLREAPVLDRMCSRFVLALTMRHAGRFNLRRDWNSLLSLTGRHLAWPQPVLQRLRAFLAQRCQHNEHWRGHEALADDAFLQRHGHWRGPYEEGTVFFYIDEYIKDAPKDLLTVLTATGQWLERSLKKESTLVEKNIDALAGLLQLNAAERALLLYGTLARYQRDLRGLLVEFKVSSAQEAYAAIAEVAGVDQRDVAEALRAGSRLERIGMVENLISEHNITDLADLMKVSDQLPPVLMREYHGPNDLMAVFTRPAHASELQPADFQFVADDLAVLAGLLRNAVAQKAPGVNVLLYGPPGTGKTELAKVAAQAAGLTLYEVEYADRDGHSLSGRDRYRSLQISQVFLKTSPQVALLFDEVEDVFPPISTDTAQLMARLDSSDAPSGSVSGKAWVNQILETNPVPVIWVTNRIEQIDPAFRRRFQYHLELKSPPPGAREALVARALAEVPVRDGFAARLAERRGLTPAQIRTAVRFARLAQASDADGAAIEALIERQLGNADKALGQSAAQRPARPVVTRYDLSLLNVETRFELTRIIESLGRRSHGTLCFHGAPGTGKTALAEHIAQSLQRPLMVRQASDLVSKFVGETEQNLARMFEEADTEGAVLLLDEADSFLRSRQRAERTYEVTEVNEMLQCMERFAGVFICTTNLFDELDEAALRRFTFKIRFNPLTAAQRLRMFAAEALAGDEAALTAEQRSRLAQLDQLTPGDFAAVQRQADLLGDLFDPDGFLAQLESEHRAKPAVRQRRGMGFVGAGRQP